The genomic region TACGCTTTGGCCCGTGGAGTCCCGCTACTGCTCCAAAACGGGGTGCGGACGCGAAGCTGCGGCCTGCTGCGGCTTCAACTACTCGCAGCGGCTCGTCTGGCTGGCGCCCCTTGCGATTGAGCCCATTCCCTCCACCTACGATCTCTGCGAGCGCCATGCCTCGGAACTGAGGGTGCCGAACGGCTGGAGCCTCGAGGACCGGCGCCCGGTCCAGGTGGAGGCTTCCCTGCTGCTTCCTTAGCGGGTCGGTCCGCCCAGGAACCCGCACCTCCTCGAGCAGAGTTCCCCTGGCTTCTTGGGTAGCGTGTCACCAAGACATGCCGATCTCCAAGGAGCTCATCCGGGAGATTCGCAGGCTGGACGCGTACGACCTTCGCCGCCTGCTCATGCTCATCCGCGGGCTGCTCGTCGCCGAGGACCCCGCCGGGACCGACCATACCGGCAAGATCACCTACCGGCAGGAGACCGTGCGATGTGGCAAGCCCACGTGCACCCGTTGTCCCCACGGGCCCTACTGGTACGCGTACTGGCGCGAGGGCGGCCGCGTCAGGTCCCGCTACGTGGGGCGGGAGCTGCCGTCCGGCGCCACCCCACCCAGCGCAACCTCACAGACGTAGTCATTTCGAGCTACCGGCTAGCGGTTCGCACTGGCCATTGCCCGTCGGAAGCGCTGCTCGTCTAGAGGCTGAAGGGACTTGCCGGACCTACAGGAGGAGCCATGGAGTGCCCCGAGTGCAGCGCGGAAGACTTCGCGACGATCCACTTCGACTCGGTGGCCGATGGGGCTGAGTTCCACTTCTGCAGGCGGTGCGAGCACAGGTGGTGGCTGGCCGGAGACGGCAGCCCGCTGTCCCTGACGGACCTGCTGGCCAACGCGCCGGAAGCCGACGGAAGGTCGGTCCGCCGCGCATCCTAGGGTGACCGGGTCCGCTCGTTATGCTGGCCCGATGCTGACCAGGGCCCGGTCCAGCGGTCTGTACGTCCGCGCCTCGCGCTATCCGATCATCGGGCAGTTCATCAAGTACGCCATGGTGGGGGCGCTGAACGTGGCGGTCGGACTGTCGATCTTCAACCTTCTGCGACTCGTGGACGTCCACCCGAACATTGCGCTCACCGTGGCTTTCACCGTCACCAGCATCCAGTCCTATGCGCTGAACAAGAAGTGGTCTTTCAAAGAC from Actinomycetota bacterium harbors:
- a CDS encoding DUF3499 family protein, translated to MESRYCSKTGCGREAAACCGFNYSQRLVWLAPLAIEPIPSTYDLCERHASELRVPNGWSLEDRRPVQVEASLLLP